In Myripristis murdjan chromosome 18, fMyrMur1.1, whole genome shotgun sequence, the sequence GCCATATTGAATACTAACATTATCTGCATTTTGAGTCTTGTTGGTATAGTGTATAATTGTAgtaattgtatttttctgtaaataatttatattggcatttaaaatgtttaattgcTGACAGCAGTAATAGCATTCTTCAAACCTTCTGTCCTGCAGGAGTGGCAAAGAAAGGTTTTGTGAGTTTGACACTGTAGAGGCCTTTCATTGTGTGGAGGTTTGCGCGTGTCACAGGATGCTTGGGTTTGAGCCTGCGCATCCTGTGACACAGGATGCTTAAAAAAGCTCGCCTTCAAAAAGCTGCTGAGACCCAACTTACATCtgaaaggaccataccagtgattctgctaCAAACAGCTACAAAATCCAGCTGCAAAATGTGTGTACTGTTATGGCTGGTTGTTCAGGTTGTTCCAAATGCAGGACTCTAGGAGACAGGAATGTGAATTAAAGATCAAATTTATGCTGAGGTTATGGAGAGGTTGATGGTTGCAGGCGTTGAggtggatttgtgtgtccagacatcaccaacccTTTCTGCAGAGTCTACATCGTTACCActgcatgggttgctgtggtaatgATGTAGGCACGAGTAACTGCTGTATCTACGCTGGTGATCCGGTTTTCCAACATGGAAGCATGAAATATGGCGATCCATCATCTCGCCCTCCAAACCAGAGCACTCACAAGTCGACTGTTCTCTGAGTTGTCCTCCATACTGCTCCACTAGTAGCAGCAGGGATCTTGCTCAGCCACTCTGAGGCACTTTCAGTCACTCTGGATTGGATATCATTGTTGTGTGTTGCGTTGCGCGTGACGAAAAAGGCAGTTCGAAATCCTCTTTAGTGGCCAGACGCATCTGCAGAAATCTGAGTGGAATCGCATTTCGCCAAAAGacggatttgggctggcagtctgaacacaAAGGACACAGAGAACAGTGGAAAACAATAGGAAAGGCCAacaactctgatatcattttccctAACTTTTTATCCTACCACTCATTCCAATACAATATGCACTTTAACTTTCAGTGATGTCAATTtttcagtattccatcactgtactgcacttcttacttttcatgcttttaattgaaggtTGTGTTATGCACCTTATTGTGATAGACCACGCCCAccacctcccctcccttttTGCCAATTGATACAGGATTTAATATGCTCTTCCTTGCCCCATGACTAAGCTCTCTGCAAAATCTTGTGGCGTTATGAGAATCTATTTGTTAACTTACACACAACCCAccacatctttctctctcatgttttctctttctaccttttttctatttttaattaatcattttaattgatcattttttttttatttgatttatttatttatttttgtctgtttatttattcatttactctatacaaataaatgaaaactttgCAATGTACTTGAAAGAAACAGTCGTCGGGAATGATGAACTTTTTTATcattgcaataaaaaacaaaagttatctACCTTGTTACGATACACCAGGCCCACAGTCAtgctccagctcctccatgcCTCatgatgaccaaaaaaaaaaaaaaaaattataacctTTTGAGATATCCTCAACTTAATGAACTTAATGAACATTTCCGTCTTTGAGTGGATGATGTCTTTGGTCCAGCTCCTCGACACACCAGAGGACACACAGTCTGATAATCAGACAAACATAAATTCCTGGTAAATACGAGCTGTTCATGTGACATTTCTCTGACTTCATAAGTTGACAGGATGAGTTTGAATCTCTCTTGGGGACTCAGTCTTTCCTCTCCCCTTGAAAATCTGTCTAGTGAAGacaaaactgccaaaaaaagaGTGATGCTGTCCCCTGGCTGTGGTTCAGTGGTTGTGGCTGGATGTGAGACTGAGAGCACAGAACAGttctggttatttatttattggtataCTTTCTGTGttggtttatttttaaaggtaCAGTTAGTGGTGTTTCTTGAGCAAAGTACTTACATTCACCAGCACACAGTTTGTTTGCTGCCTCTGCAGATTTTAACTTTGGTTGCTGTGAACCAGTCtaaataaaattgtaaaaattGAATTGGAGGTACTGTGTCTGTAATACTTTTTGAGATGTTTTGTGTTGGAATATTAGTTTAGTAATACCCCAGTATGTATTATTGAATGATAATATGCTCTTTTTAGTATTGAACAGAAAGAGGCCTCCTGATGTTCACATAAGAGAATTTTAGTCACCGCTGAACTCTTGAAGTAGCTCGTGCCACTTTTTAGAGTCAAGTCACATGCTGCTGTCCATGCTGTTGTAAATTtgttgtaaatttgtaaattgtaaattttTACAATTTTGACCCTTGAATGTCATGAAGCACCCTTTGGTTACACCATGGATCCACTTCATTTTGACACACTCGCTTTCAGGAATTTGTCTTAGAAATTCTGGCCAGCTACTTTGCTGGCCAGCTAGTTAACCAAATCAGTAACAACTGGAAACAAGAAATGGTGAGTAAACACTGAACATACTATATATATTATCGTGTGAAACCAAGTGACGCCTGCCTTGGACACCTGTGTTCGTTCCTGCAATTTTGTACCAATAAACACATGATGTGCATCTACCTCTTCAGCACCTTCTACTAAATCTGGTGACACCAGGGTCGAAGCAACTGCCTGTTTATTTTTCCCATGACGGCTCTGCCACGTCATAATCAGGCTTTTCCAACAGAAACCTGCCTTATTTCTGTGTTCGATCCCATGATTTCAAACAAACATACGCTTTACACATCAAACATGTTCAAACAAGGATTTGTCCCCACACTTTTAATTAAACATACATATGATACACATGtaatttttcagcattttcttcAGAATGTAACCCTGCCAGGGCTGGGGTAAGTTCACCTCTCCCCTCATCATGACAAGTTTCAAAAAGCCCGGCTCTGCCATGAGACAGTGTTTGAAACAGTGGTTTCTTTGTTGCACCGGAAGTTCTGAGACAAAGCGAATACAGAGGGCCCATCCCTCGCTGTCATGGAAAATAAGGTGACAATAACAGGGGTTTTCAGACTTCTTACTCAGAAGTCCACGTCTGCTCTCTATTCAAGGTCAGCGGTCCGCAGCGATTCGTGGtaacaaaatgacatttaatgTTCTTTGAAGACCCGTCCTACCCTGCCTCTGATTGTTCCCACCCCTACAAAAACTCGCATACCGCCGCACTGGCTTCTCATTACTGTCATTTACGGTCATGCAagtttctctcctttcctctgctctctgcgtTTCAAAGACAGCAGGGCTCAGCTtggcaacagcaacacacacacacacacacacaaaacataaccTATATTCATAACATGAGATATGGGTTGGGATGTGGCAGACTTTGAGAAGTTCTGTTATatgaaatttagttttttttctccttttgctcACTTCCTGGAGCAACAGCATCAGCACCAtgtaggacaaaaaaaaaacaaaaaaaaaaaacggctggTCTTGCAAGACATCACATTAGTTTGACTCCCAGCTGAAGTAGTCCTTTGAGCGCCGACAGATGTGGTTTCGCTGTAACGTGCTCTTTATGCTTACCAACATGCTTGTTTACTTGACCAGAGGCATCACTCATCCAGCGCGCGTCTCACAGGAAATAAGTGACTACCGGAGTTCTCATGCATTCTCTGATTCAAGTTTGTGGCATTTGCACCAGCTATTCAAAAACACTACAACTTGCTCACGATGGCAAATCCAGTGTTTATTTGGTTGTATTTAGTATTAAGTTGTATTCAGTAGTTTGCTGGAATGACTGACGCATGCAAGGCCGGTTCATATTCATGTCATCTGTTTTCTTGCAACACTGAGGCGGCTGTTCCTGTCAGTATTGCCACAGGAAGTGAAGTGTCTAAACCCCCCTGCTGTGGTCAATGTCTGAGCAAAGCAACACGGCAGGACAAGGTAGAGATGCATTAAACAAACTCATGAACAGGAACACCTGCCCCCccccactcaaacacacacttgggTTTACTGTCTTTGTGAGGACATtgtattgacttacattcattctctactgcctttccctaatcttagtTATAACCAACTTAGCCTTTTTCCTTTGTGAGGACCACATAAACTGTCCTCACAGCCTGAGCTGTCTTCTGCACAGAACAGGCTGTTTCTCAAAAGTTGGTCCTAACAAAtataggaaaacacacacacacacacacacacacacacacacacacacacagaaatgtcaaatgtaaaacCTGCTTGCACCCGACTGAAACTCCCCATTCACCTTAGGTTCATGCTACATGTCTTGTGCCTTCACCTGTACGGTGCGCATCAAAACGACACGTttagaaatgacatttttatatttttaacacCACAATCTGATCTGAGAAACACTTCAGGAGAGGCTGCTCCTTGAAGAGAGGAAAGGGTTTAGATGTGAACGTCAGAGATGTAGGACATTTCAGTCCATTCGCTCTCAAAATGCGCCTGTGGTGAGTGCAGCTCGCCACAGGCCGGTTTCAACATGCCtgtattttttaagaaaaataaaaaccccTCAAATGTCTTTGCTtcaaaattttttttatgtagtaaTACATGAGAGCAACCATCTTTAGCATGAGAGTCGTCAAATAGCTTTTTACACATATTTATTCACTTGTTGCTACTGAGTCCTAAACGGATGTTAAAAATCAAGTGTCAGCACTTCTGGCACTCTTACCACCCGATCACATATCCTCACTTGAGAGGTGTTGCTGGTTTTTAGTCCTCAGAGCGTACTGGGTCTTGAGAACATTAACACCTCTGAGAAGATGGATGTACATATGGTGATGCTTTTTCTCTTGGGAACATGTAAGTTAAACCCTGAAGCCACCAACTTTAAAGAGTAAaccttcaataaaaaaaatatttttatgttcatCATGACATGTTTTTGCCTTAGTTGTTAGGTCAGCGGTGGCCCAGTCTTCAGCAGTGACACAGGACAGCGGGATGATATCAGTCAGTGTTGGGGACAACGTGACGATACATTGCTTCTATCAAAGCAACGTGGCGGTGCACTTCTCCTGGTACCGGCAGACCTTTGGAGGCACACCGAAGCTCCTGTCCACCATTTACAAGTACGATCAAACGGCCAAGATGTTCAACAGGATGGAAAAGAACCCCCGCTTCTCTGTGCTAAAGGATGAAGGGATAAATCATTTACAAATCTCTGACGTCCAGGCGTCTGATTCAGCTACATACTTCTGTGGTAGTTCACACTCCAACGTGGTGGAATTTGGAGAGGGAGTCTTTCTCAGTGTCAAAGGTACTATGCCCTTTCCTGCCTGTTAGAGTTTGGATCAGATTGGTCACTTACATTCCATGCAGTGTGATCACAGAGGTTTCTTATCATGTTGATTCAACCGAGtgtaaaaaataacacaattcACATAGTGCTAGTATTATGTAAGTCATCCCCATCTGGGTTTATTTTGCACTTTGCTACAGTTTCAAACACTGTCCTCAGACCGATACGAGCTCTATGAGTGGACAAAATGTCAgctccaaaacacaaaaatctgcTGTGCTGCAGTCAGATTAAGTCAGgattaatgaaaacacaattagtATCAGTGGCAATAGTGCCATGAAACTAGTGCCTCATGTGAGGACCACTTTTATGTACAAATTCAATCTTAAACTATAGTCCCCAGAATGTAAAGTAATGATTTTAAAACTTACTTGTACCTAACTCtgctaatatttatttattttaaaattatgtgCTGAGGCTCATAATGACTGTGGATGTGAAATATGGCATAATAAAGTCATTCAATAGCTTTATGATGCCGGTTTGTACATCAAGGCAGGGCCGAGAAACATTCTGTGATGAAACAGCGTCTGTATTGATCACACTTTTGAGAtacatgtacattttgtttgttgtattatttgtcagtttgtatttatgtgtatgaTAACTGGTTGTAATGCAGTGACATTTGAGTACAAAGAGCAACTACCCACTGGGAGAATAAAGTATGCCCTATTTTATGCTATCTATTAATTCACAAGTCTCACAGATGCACACTCATTTATAAACAGGTGGAATTCATCATATTTATGAGTGACTTAGGAAGATTTCAAACAATTTGTGAATCTGATGTGGCAGAATGTACAAGCCCgcctcatgaaaaaaaaaaaaaaaaaaaaataaataaaatgaaaaatatgaagaTGTTCCTGCATGAAGCCCATTGTCATCTTTCACCAATGTCAAGTATTAAAGAGGACAAGCAGTAGTGAGAAGTATTTGATAACTGCTTTAGTACCAGTTAAACAATTCCCCTGACCATTTGTCTCTTTTAGGACTCAGCAACAGAGCGATTATCCAAGAGTCGGCGTCAGAGTCTGTCCACACGGGAGACTCTGTGACTCTCAGGTGTACAGTAGAAATGGAGACTTGTGCTGGAGAGCACAGTGTGTACTGGTTCAGACACGGATCTCACCCAGGAATCCTTCACGGCCATGGGCCTCAGTGCACAGAGCGCCCTGCACCCGGTCCTCCCTCACAGAGCTGCGTTTACCATTTGCAGAAGAGCAACCTGAGCTCCTCTGATGCCGGGACGTACTATTGTGCTGTGGCTTTGTGTGGGGAGATGCTGTTCGGCAATGGGACCAAGCTGGACATTATAGATGAGGTTGAAGCGCTGACGGCACAGATGAGaatctttgtctctctgtccatcacGAGGAGTGGGATTCTCTTGTTCTTTTTAACCATTTGTTTCTTGGTTTATGTCACTAGTAGTTGGCCCTACAAGTGATGCAGAGTCCGGTTTTGGTAGCATTTGATGTTCAGGTTAAGGAAATCAAAAATCATGAacttaaatgtgattttatatttttattacagctgaaataaaaaatgaaagcaattaTACAGAAGAGAATTTATGATGATGTAACACAGTTCAATTGTGCTGATCTTGTGTATTATTATGTACTTTGACTGACTTTGACAATAAACTGCAATGTTTGTGTCCAAATAAAAGGTTATTTGCAGTATGATACTtctagagggaaaaaaatatataaataaaacagacagcAAAGTTGAATGTATCACTCTAAGCACCTTAACTGGCTTTATTGAAACATAAAAGAATACTAAAATATTAGAAAACTGGATTACCTActgatattgttattattatgaagcTGACAGTAAAGCTGCACAGGCAAGACTGTTCTtgtaaaaatacacccatcCTGTCAATCTAAATCAAAAGTTTAGCTGGGACACCaaagcccccccccccgtgggtcagtgccttcacgttcccattcatccattcattttctatttcctttcttacttctattcattatttatgcacacttaatgttcattattgtaattgtatattctttattgtatataggaTTCTATATAGGAGTGtacatatattctttctatttttatttctatttttatccattttacttgcatagtgctggagttgtcaccattgcatttcactgctactgtacttgtacattcatgcatgtgacaaataaaaatcttgaatcttgccCCTGCTCAGAGCTACAAAGGTGTGAAGCTGTCTCGTACACTAAGAATGTGTGACCCAGAGGCTCTTGTGTCTGCATCTCACAAAAGATATGGTAAACAGCTCCATGGTCATACTGAAACCTCTTCATGTACAAGTCTACTACAAATATGCATTTCATATGAATTCTCCCTCATTGTGGCCCTCTTCCCAGCACACTAAATGTATCCGTACTGGTCACGGCATCTAACCTCAGAATAAAGCACAGCATCTGCGCTGTGTTTGGCTTTGGCTGTCCTGGAGTGTTTGGCGTTGGCTGtcctggaggaggagcttcTGGAAGCCAAACTCACTGCTGCATAGTTAACATCATCACCAgtctgagacagacagagagggagatacAGTATTACAGACTTGATCTGTCAGTATGACACAGACAGATGGGGTGGAGCATAAAGAGATCACTAAGATAGGCTAAGAGCTTTGGCTAGAAATCAATTGTTGGTAGgcctaataataaaataataacaataataaagaaTTGCATTACCTGGTTTCCTTCAGAGGATCTACCAGTTTTCCCTGCAGACAGAGTAAAAATAGTTACTGTATGCTACTTGCCATGCAACAgaatataacaaaatacatcTCACTGCTTCAGACAGACGCATACAGGTAAgcatgttggacacacacgccgTGCGTGGCAACTGCGTGCGCGTTGCGTTGAGTGTCCAcagaaccataatccggcctttagAATGCATAGTTTGTTGTACCTGTTGAATGTTTGCACCGGCAATTGCAAAGTGTCCATACAAGGAGTAGAAACGCTGCCATCCCAAAAATGACAGTTGAACAAGCCAGTGCAACGACAGTTGAGTCCAGATGAGATGGTGGGGTCGGGATCGAGTTTCCTGAAGACCAAGGAGAACAAGTAAACAGCACTGTGAGATACTGAATATAAAAGTGGGCTATCCACaagttgaaagaaagaaagaaagaaagaaagaaggaaggaaagagacaCATCTTATAGATAGTCTCCTTGCATGACAGCAGACATATAATCATGTGAGGAACAGAAAAAGTGACTGTTAATGTAAGTCTGAGTGTAAAAATCACAGATTTACAGAAACACCATTAGAGTTAAATCATCATTTCTAGACAGTTTTGCACAGACATACCAGAGTCATATCAGCTCTCTGTGTGGACACACAACTTGCTGAATAACACTCCAGGTGATCGCCACGGAAAACTCATATGTGTTTTTAAGTTCTTAGAAAAATTTAATTTGGTACGCTGCCATTGAGGATTATCTATATGTTTTTAATGATCAAATTATCAACAattttttgtcattatacaaaATCCCCAAAGAAACTGCTTTACTTATCTTTAGTTTTAATGTCTTACCTTTAATATAAAGCTCGGTTCCATTTCCAAACAGTGTCTCCCCACATGAAGCCACAACACAGTAGTAGGTTCCAGCATCGTCAGAGCTCAGGTTCTGCTTGGGAAGCTTGTAGACACAGCTAGTTTGTGGAGAGCCGCTCTCAGTGTTCTTGCAGCTCTCACTCTTATTTCCAGAGGAGTAAATCACTTCAGGACCATAACTTTCTGAGCTTTTCAGCCAGAAGACACTAGTGTGTTCCCCTCCACAGTCAGCAGTGTGAACAGAGCAGCTGAGAGTGACAGAGTCTCCTGGCTGGACTGACTCAGACTCTGGCTGCTGAACAACAGAGACTTTCATCTTCGTATCTtgggagggaaaacaaacaaattgttATGACTCACATCATGTTCATATTCATGATAATTTACTGTAGGATGTTAAAGCCTTAATGGTATTCTGAGCAGGTAAAATACCTTTTAGCTGCAAAAAGGTTCCTGATCCAAAATCAATGAAGTCTGCATATACAACTCCACAGTAGTAAGTGCCGATGTCCCCCCGTGTTGTAGTCGATATGTGCAAATCAGTTCTGATACCGTCCAAATTTACTGAATAACGTTTATTATATTGGTTAAACTGAGAGCCAAATGAAAATTTTCcgtttttgtctatttttgccACGAGTTGTTGTCTCCTCCCTGTCGTTACTCTGTACCACACTCTATTTCTCACGACACTCTTTATCTGACATTCAATAGTAACTGAGTCTCCGAGCTCCGCAGTTTGGACAGAAACAGGCTGAGAGATGTCAGTGAACTGTGCCACacctgaaacaaacagaaaagcaggaAACCTAAATCATAAAAATCACATATGTATAGATATTTATATGTAGAATCATAAGAATATGTGAGGAGTGGAAAGTTGCCACTtacacagatgacagaggaggaaaacagctgGAAAGTAGATGATCATCTTCCCTGCTTCTAACTCCATCATCTGACCTGCTTGTtctccacagcagctctgactgactgaaaccACAGCAGACTCATCAGATTCAATGCCCACCTCATGTCAAATCTGTCAAGcgtctgattggttgatcatgTTCTTGTTGCAGAGtacctgattggctgctgagtgGATGAAATCAGTTGGttagcagtggaaaaaaaaaaaaaaacaaacatgatcaTGACCTTATGTGAGCAACCGTGCCACCAGAATTTAACTTTGTATCGTTAATGAAGCGTCTCCAAGCCCCGCCCTCTGCATTGAGATGAAGTGACAGTCATCATCTGTGTGAGAGTCATCAAAAACAGAATGTCAGTCAGCCATGTTTGGCTGTTCACTCCCTCACAGGCGCTGCCCTGTCCTATGTGAAGCCAGTCTAGACTGTTAATGTGCATTATCTTGTGTGTGACTGACCAGACTGAGCCCAGtccaggaacacacacacacacacacacacacacacacacacacatacacacacacacacagcatgtgtgtataaaatgtgaGCACTCAAATTAAAAGGATGGGTGTGCTGTCAACAAAAGTTGTTaccattgtgttgttgtttagGGGAGTGCGGGGTAGAAACTAATGCGGGGTAAGTTGTAACACGGACTTTTAAGGTAGTTGCACAAAGTCAACCGGCACGTGCTTCTGGTTAGTTCGTCACATGATCGTAAGAGAGCTCAGCGcaaattttggggggaattggctgcatttttgaggagatatgtgtaaaagtgtgtttttaccACCAAGTAAGTAATTTACCCCacctgtggggtaaattgtaacatttctcttcttccacttagggtgaaattccacggaaatggtaggttctagaaacaaagttaaagtgttcatttgtagcagggatgtgtatgttgcttgtattaaaaaatgagttctctaactcctacatatcctacatttttttgcctttggcctgAAACATTAGGTTCTACCCCTCGCTCCCCTACATATGAGCACTCTGGCCCTCACCCagcttggctgaaaaaaaggaaaaaaaaaaaaaaaaacatgcctgaTGGAGAATCTAGACCTTTTCATTTCATAACATACCTTTATTTTATGGATTTTAGTTTCTggccagtcacacacaagaTAATGCACATTAACAGTCTAGACTGGCTTCACATAGGACAGGGCAGCGCCTGTGAGGGAGTGAACAGCCAAACATGGCTGACTGACATTCTGTTTTTGATGACTCTCAGACAGATGATGACTGTCACTTCATCTCAATGCAGAGGGCGGGGCTTGGAGACGCTTCACTTAACTATACAAATTTAAATCCTGGTGGCACGGTTGCTCACATAAGGTCATGATCATATGTTTTCAAGTCCCATCAGGACCGGTCGGGTCTCCACACTCCATTGAGGGCACAGGCACACATGTTTGAAACTGTGGTCATAATGCAGGCTTCTGACAGCACAAGGTGTGTTTCATGTCTCAGTCAGCTCTCATCTGTGAACTAACTGAGAGCTATCTGTTCTTAGGAAGCTGTAAAAAACTCTTTTCTGGGTTTGTGGTGTGGGTGTGCTATCAGCAAAAGTTTTGCCATTGTGTTGAGGTTGATGTATGAGCGCTGATGAGTATTTATATCTATAAGGCCATAAAATATGTGTGTGATGAAATGGGATGGTCAACATCCTGCTTCAGATCTTTgaggcgtgtttttttttttttccgatgaGCTGCATGAGGGCTGTGGTCATAATGCAGGCTTCTGACAGCACAAGGTGTGTCTCATGTCTCAGCTCTCATCTGTGAACTGCTAACCTCAAGGAAGCTGTAAAAAAGCAGCTTTCTTCTGTGagtttgtgctgtgctgtgagcATGTCCATAACAAACAAGCTGAAAAGTCTAGCAGGTATTTACTTCTACAAAGTGTTGG encodes:
- the LOC115376538 gene encoding uncharacterized protein LOC115376538; translated protein: MDVHMVMLFLLGTFVRSAVAQSSAVTQDSGMISVSVGDNVTIHCFYQSNVAVHFSWYRQTFGGTPKLLSTIYKYDQTAKMFNRMEKNPRFSVLKDEGINHLQISDVQASDSATYFCGSSHSNVVEFGEGVFLSVKGLSNRAIIQESASESVHTGDSVTLRCTVEMETCAGEHSVYWFRHGSHPGILHGHGPQCTERPAPGPPSQSCVYHLQKSNLSSSDAGTYYCAVALCGEMLFGNGTKLDIIDEVEALTAQMRIFVSLSITRSGILLFFLTICFLVYVTSSWPYK
- the LOC115376539 gene encoding immunoglobulin lambda-1 light chain-like, whose protein sequence is MKVSVVQQPESESVQPGDSVTLSCSVHTADCGGEHTSVFWLKSSESYGPEVIYSSGNKSESCKNTESGSPQTSCVYKLPKQNLSSDDAGTYYCVVASCGETLFGNGTELYIKGNSIPTPPSHLDSTVVALACSTVIFGMAAFLLLVWTLCNCRCKHSTGKTGRSSEGNQTGDDVNYAAVSLASRSSSSRTANAKHSRTAKAKHSADAVLYSEVRCRDQYGYI